The segment GTGCCCTCTAGACATAGGCGACTGTAGAATGGATTAGAAATCAAATTGTCAAAACCaataaacaaattgaaaatttggagaacttgtacaaaatgtttcataccagatGCTAAGCAAGCTCAAATGAGAAACTATACAACGCTAGAGGCTGCGCTGTGTATTCGATAATACATATTCCATTTTCTCAAAATTCAGATACATAATGAAAATCAatcatcaaaatttaaaaaagaaaaacaagtatgcaacatttcattaaatgttAAAAGAAAACTTCAATGCGCACTGCTCGGGTGCTAGGTTAGAAGTGACCACTCTATCAATAGCGCACGTGAAACACTGTTACTCCCTTTGACCAATCATATTGCTGTATCATTCCGCCAAGACAACAAATTTCAACTTTACTTCGAACCGTAGAAATTTCTATTCCTGAGACCACGCTGAATAGAGATCACGAAACTCACAATGTTTGTTCCCTTACTTTAATAACTGCTACACAGCAATGTTGATGAAAATAGGTCATCCAGTTGTGAGAAGAAGTAACGGATGTTTTTACGGATAGAAATGGGTCACCATGATGTCTCTGTTGTTCCCGGGGGGTCTTTGGTCTGTCATAAAGTGTAGTTGATGGTTAGAGGCTTACAGATAGAGGCACTTCATAGCTGGTAAAAGGCTGTAGTTGTTGACTAGCTTCATTCAGCGAAAATGTCATAGACAGTATGACCCATCTTGCTGGACATTTTCTAGTATTAGCTACAGTAGTGTGGAGTCAGATTTCAGGCAATTTGCACGAATCAAAGATCATATTGTTGGGACTTTTAAACGGCAAACTATTAACTCAACTTCATTGCctacgggatgatttcagcttctccatcgtcgtGTATATATctgaactgattcgatacacaagagcttgttcgcgtatgataagtttttaaatcgaggaaggcaactgacaaacaagttgatgatgtaggggtttcaacagtctcttttaaagtcagcattttgcaaattcgatggtcgttataacgatctaaagtttgccaatacacccatcattgggtcaaatgctatctgacgtgtttcataccgattgttaggctgttcttggcacaatgcatttgactacggataactccgtttaccgaTCAAGATAtcgagctcacggcgggtgtgaccggtcgacaggcgaTGTTTACACCTAGatacctgatcccgcctctggtatatccaggggtccgtgtttgcctaactctctattttgtattgcttataggagtcatctttgcctttcattgaTCCATCTCATGGACAATACAACTGTAACGAGCCCTACACATCATGTGATTTCTTACGTCAGAGGAAATTGGTTTTTTTCTGCTGATCTGTACTTCTGAAGCGTCAGTCTTTCTTCTGCATTTTCTGAAGTTCTTGATTGCAGTAAGTTTTCAAGAGTTTCAATAAATGATCAACACGAGctttatcatttcttttataCGATTTTTCTTTTGGGtgatgtcaaagaacaaagtaatttcattttcaaacagaAAGGACTCCGTTGACGGATTCATGCGGAATCTGGAAGAGAGACCGTCACTATATTCAATAGACGTTAAAGCATCAGCATGTAATGTTCAAGTATTGATATCCTTGTTGTAATAATGTACACGTACTTTCCGACCTCTGATGTGTTCTTAGCTTTGTCTATCAATTGAAGAGATACTTTAGATTTGatgcatatatgtacatttacaatgaCTGGTAGCTTTCATCTTTTGTGATTATATTGTGTTTTCCGGGCTGGCAGTAGACCACAGtgttatatgaaaggtgaagataacgaacagtgatcgatctcataactcctataagcaatacaaaataaagagttagacaaacacggacccctggaacaCTAGAGGTGATATcaggagcctaggaggagtaagcatcccctgtagactggcacacccgccgtgagccctatatcttgatcaggtaaacggagttatccgtagtcaaaatcagtgtgccaagaacataCTGTGTGGAAATTTTAAAGCATGTAATGCCCAAGTGcatttcaatttctatttataagtggtatatttgatatgtcgattttatattttcatctcaAATATAAGGAATCACTGTTGTTTCTGTTGGGTATGTGAGGTGATTCACTACAATGTAAAACGTgataaatcattttatttacccGACAAAACTTGACAGGGATTCCTTAGATATGTGTCGACtttatatatcatttactttTTTACCTGCTGCTATGTCATGATGCACAAACAACTGGGTGTAGATAGTGAATAAAACAGGCTTCAAATAATTCAAGTTTGCGTTATGGGaaaatcatttgttttcatggtttaaatgttatttaaaaacaatcgTAGATTCCGTccgtttataaactttacacattttgaacttctccaaaaccactggaccaatttcaaccaaacttgccataaagtATTCTTAGGTAAAGCGAGTTCAAAATTGATCAAATGAATGGTTGTAACGCCCTTTTTaagataattaaaaatattgtgacatgtttcaaaaaaaaaaattctcaagaaccactggaccagaaaaaaCAGACTTTTTGACGTCATAGACAGCTTTCTCTTTAATAActatggaaaacggaaatattcatatcatgtgaTATGTCATCCAAAACaattacttatacatgtactttgtaaaCTACGCACAAGTACACTGAAGTTGATATCCTTTCCACAGCCACAACATAAAATTGCGTAATGGCCAAAAGCAGAGATGGTGAAACTCCGTGTTGGGCCCTGGGGGATATCATAATATAGGAAGTTGCATCCTATCGGTTGTTAAGGTTACAAAGGTCTGCTTTTATTCTGTCTAGTTTCACAGATCCTTAAATACACGACAAGCATAGGGGTTTTATGAAAGAATGTTCCCGGATTTCCATACCTTCAAAATTGGACCGATATAGGTTTACCTTAATAGGcacacacacaaatacacaACACACAGTCTAAGcatcaaaagaaagaaaactcAAAAGAATGTGACAAAAGAAAGGGAAGAAAGAAAGGTGAAAAATGATATCTTTCTCGGATAATTCTTGTCGGAGTGACCCCTACGCCGTGGCTTTTGGGCACTagagggcctcggtttttgcggtctcatccgaaggaccgccccattcagtcgcctcttacgacaagcaagggggtactgaagacctattttaacccggatccccacgggattcctTGATGCAGAGTGTGTATTGATACAGTAGTTCATATCCCCCCCCCTTCAGTGGAACATTCATCAGAATATTCGGCTCTGTAAaagatatcaaaaatatttttcgaGTTCCTCATTGCCAATATCTACATATTACTCTTTgagactgttcgttatcttcgccctTTCCCgtagtatttggtgatcaggtcttccaacagtctgctggAATTGCCGTGGGCactaattgtgctcctttataatctgacctgtttttgtatatCTATGAGTCATAATTATTTGAAAGCTTTcacgagagaaaaaaatatctagCTGCGGCCGTCAACTCGacgtttagatatatcgacgacgtttcatcCATAGGAATATTCACTTTCATTCAAATGCCAATTCATTATATTCTACTgaaactgttcgttatcttcacctttcatacaggaCACCGCAGAGCATTCCACATCTGTTTcatgttttattgaacataagcgttaacggcaaactaacaactcaacaaACAGGATGAATTCATCTTCTTCAATGACACTCACGGTCAGCTTCCCATATGTCTGTAGCATTATTCCATACTCACCTGTATATGgcgtttatgtctctcaaatgCTTCGATGTGCAAGAAAATGTAATGCGAATGATCAATATTCAAATTGAGGCAGGCTGTTGACAAATAGGTAATATtgcaacagtctcatttaaagtaagcattttctcaattctatggtcgttataaagattaATTTGCAATAACCACCAtccattaggtcgaatgctatTTGTGTCACATACCAACTACCAGGCCATGCTTACTGAATGATTTTGACTATCATATTGATTACTAcgtttacttgatcaatatacatatagtgTTCATatgcgggtgtgacaggtcgatagaggatgcttactctccTAGGAACCTTGATCCGCCTCTGATGTATCCGGGGATCTCCTATTTAACTTACTCTAACATTGTATTCTTTATACGATTTATGACactgatctctgttcgttatcttcactttttccaTAAAAGAACCTTTCGAATACTGGAGAAAATAATTCTGAAATGTATTCACACATGGAAAACTCTAAAACGATATTTTattgttaaaattgtaaatGAACTGATCGAGTGTTAAACCACAAATAGACGAAAAAACAACAATTAACAATTTCCATGCTATTCATGGACTGTTAAAATGGGAAAACAATTAACAAATGTCATTTTGTTCATGCTAAAATTCACTTGTTTAGAACTTTGAATGAATCATTTCCAGTGACTTCATAGTTCAGCGAGTTGAAGCCCAGCAGGTTATTAAACCTCTCCAGCATTACATAGTCATTCAACTTCTCCATCACTGGGGGGAGGGGTTCGATCCCAGCCCAATCTGCCATTTCTTTGTTAAAGCGCCATTGACGATCCTCATCTCCAAAGAAATGGTAGTACGTCACGGGTTTTCCTGCGTTCAAAAGATCTTGGTATTCCTGGTCACTCTCGCGCTTCATTTCTTCTTTCGACGGAAGTGGTGCCCTTCCCTCCAACACGGCTACAGCAACTTTGGACTGGTTGTGGATTTGCGGGAAATGGTTCCACTGTTTTGGAATTCCCACAAAGATCAGACTGGGATACTCGATGTGGACCATGTGTTTATAAAGCGGGGTGACCCTCTCATTCTCTGTACTGACCAGTCCCTCTTGTAAGAAGGGGAAGCTGTATTTGTACCCTGTGCAGAATATGACGGAATCGACTTCCGCTTCCGTGCCGTCGGTAAACACGGCTGTTGTTTCTGTCATGCGTACAATGGATGGTTTTTGGATAATATCATCAGGAAATGATGGGGACATTGTCTTTCTTCTATGACATGCATAAACCTTCAAAAATTATCATATCGTTATTCACCGTGTATTGACTTTCGTATACAATATATGGATTTCTTAATCAATTTTATACTATAAAAAGGCGGGTTTCATTTAGAAAAGTTTAACCATGTTTGAAGAattgaaatttgattttcatttgtaaaataACCTATGCTTACGTACTCGTTTTGCTTTGGTCGAGATCTGAATGGCGATATCTTCCCCCGAGTAATGCATACCGAGCACAGCCACTTTCTGATTGGTAAATGACTCCACGTGACGATAATCTCTGCTATGTAGAATCTTACCGCAGAACTTATCCATGTCAGCTATATCAGGAATGTTCGGTTTTGAGTCGTGTCTACAAATATCATATGATATAGCATTAGATTATATACAGAGAAATTCAATATAGTGTGAAAAACACATTACTATTGACCAGTTGCTCGGTTTCATTGATTCACATCTACAGTGGTGGACAAACTAATTTCAGTAAATGCTCGTGTGGATTTATGGACTATGTAATACGATAAGATACACCGTACTACTCTGAGAGATCTTTGAGGTAATCATGTTGTTAAATAGTGGTAATAACTGGGCACACAAaagaaatctatatatacaGACTGTATTTCAAAACAGCTGAACATTTGCAATTTTGTATTTTCCATATCATGAAGTTAACCTTTCcggaacaccccccccccccccaatcaatTAACTTATCATTTGTTGCATGACGTGCTACTCGTAATCAATATCCCAACAGTACCCATGAATGATTATCATTGATATGGATAAAGATTATATGTCTAGGTCTCAGCTTTCAAGATTCATAATATATTGCCTTTACATTGGTGATGCTGTAAATCAAATCAACTCTATAATCAACAgagatatttttttccattacggTGACATCAATGGTGGGAACAAGATACTGTGTAAGATGAATCGTGTAAACTTGGGATTCTTTGCCTGGACATCTTAGAAAAGAATTGGACTTCAGAGCAATCAGTCTATAGatatttttataataacatTTTCGGATGACAAAGTGTAACATACACAAACCGCTCATTCCAAGTGCTGATTGCAAAATCATCTACCTATATTGACGGTTTCAGAATCTTTAAATTTACAATGATTTCTCTGAAAGGAAAGTGAGTGCAGCCAAATGTATTTAAAGTTAGTGAAGACTTAGTCTCCAATTTCGGTTTCCTCTCAGGCTATTGTCAGTTACGTGTCAGTTATTTGCAATCGTGTTGAATGGGCGGTTATACATACCCATTACAGACAAACACAGCGTCAAAGATCTCCTCACTGGTCTCCCCTAGTTTACGTATATCGGAGTATCTCACGCTCCATTGCACTTTGTCAGTCGTGCTGATTGGACTGACTTCTCGGACAAGCGTATTGGTCTGAATAACAAATCTCTGATACATCATTATCAGCCCACAGTGTGGGCGAGATCTAGACCTTTTCCGGGGTCAAGAGAGGGACCTGGCGATGTGGAAACCATGTTGTAGCTTCTGAACTGCCATAACGCACAAGAGGTCGAACTTAAGGTGGGTGGGCTTTTTTTTATGAGCATTGATCGTTTCTCTTCGAAAACTCCAGCACGATGATACACGATTCGAAATCGGGTTACTTTcgagaaaaaaaaagtattcttatttctttcatttctcTATTTTCTTATCTTTATTTTGTAAGTGGGCTTCATCGTTTTagttttcatgaaataaaaaaatagtaCCCATATAAAACTTCGAGTTCTTGTCCTTGGCAGTTCAGAAGGTCATGGGGTGTGGCGAAATGGGGGGGATCCATATTATTTTACTAAAGGCGAAATGGGGAAATTGTGGGACATTAGCTGTATGGCGAAATGGGGTAATACCATGGCAACCAAAGGTCCAAATGCGATGACAATTGACATTTGTCTGTTTCGTTGGTATTTCAAAAGGATGGTATATATAATTCTccctaaatattttttttttaaaaaaaaaactatcgaTTCGTTTAATTATTCTCGTTTTCTTCTGCAAGgattgatattgaaaaggtctacatatacatgatttcaataaaatgaagcaaaattaccTGATAAGATaaattaattatcaatttaAATACATTATGTCATGAATTAATAAAAACCATCGGTCAATGcaagtttctttttttttttccagagtaCCATGTCTTGATACATCCCAAAGACATGCATGTATCTGAAAATTTGTGCAAAACTTCAACTTTTAAATAATTGCACAAGCAATTTAATTAGCCTTGATCATGTTGatattaatacatatacaaCTACTTATGTTAAACACAAAGGTACTCCAAAGGTATTGTAAGTACATTTGATGTTCCgaatattgaaatgaaaacaCTCCAAATTCTTCCAGCTCACAAACTAAAACCAGTTTTCTTCATTGACAAAACCACCCAACATTAAGAACGCCGTCCACCAATGAAGCACGATGAAACGTCACAAAATGTCACGAGACCCACTTTATGTCTCCGAGTACACCAACCACCATTCAGATGATTATTAATGTCAACCAAACCAACAGAATGAACCCGACAGCTCTTCTACCATCCCAAGTGCTGAACTATCCCTCCCTAGAGACACAGCTACTGGCTACAGTAGTACGTTTTAGTGCTTTGTAAGTATCTCTCACCTTGATGTTTTTGCGAATGTCGAAATGGTCTGTGAAGTTGTTCAGGTACTCCAGACACTGTTTTCTGGAGATGTAGGAGTTCAACTCCTTGGGGTACGGGAATCCCGGGAATTCCTGCAGCTCCTTCGGTAAGTTCGTCCtaataaagattttacatttgACAATTTACAATTGAGGTGGTTTTGGTTACCAGCGGTTTGGCAATGCATtatattttaatgtaattttGACAAGTTTTGATCGCTTACTTTAGCTTTTTGTACATGGCTGAGTGGATAGGTACGCCGTATTCATCCTTCCCAGTCAAATCGGTGTACACCCACAATCCACCAGGCCAGAAGTTCCGTTCAAAGGCCACGACGTCGTACTTGTTCGAGCTCAGT is part of the Ostrea edulis chromosome 2, xbOstEdul1.1, whole genome shotgun sequence genome and harbors:
- the LOC125678441 gene encoding uncharacterized protein LOC125678441, coding for MASEKTRVAVIGAGPAGLCTLKHLALSSNKYDVVAFERNFWPGGLWVYTDLTGKDEYGVPIHSAMYKKLKTNLPKELQEFPGFPYPKELNSYISRKQCLEYLNNFTDHFDIRKNIKTNTLVREVSPISTTDKVQWSVRYSDIRKLGETSEEIFDAVFVCNGHDSKPNIPDIADMDKFCGKILHSRDYRHVESFTNQKVAVLGMHYSGEDIAIQISTKAKRVYACHRRKTMSPSFPDDIIQKPSIVRMTETTAVFTDGTEAEVDSVIFCTGYKYSFPFLQEGLVSTENERVTPLYKHMVHIEYPSLIFVGIPKQWNHFPQIHNQSKVAVAVLEGRAPLPSKEEMKRESDQEYQDLLNAGKPVTYYHFFGDEDRQWRFNKEMADWAGIEPLPPVMEKLNDYVMLERFNNLLGFNSLNYEVTGNDSFKVLNK